A DNA window from Nitrospinota bacterium contains the following coding sequences:
- a CDS encoding regulatory protein RecX: protein MRGKPSSLSCITFAFKLLGRRAHCVHEINAKLERKGYEKDEIAATVQKLQNLGYLDDAKYCKAYASARVERMKIGPAKLAAELSRKGFAGDLVNSVVAGIFGGPEDQFQVAQKAAMKKFRTIAKKVEAGSARRKVFDHLVRRGFSMEIARRVVFNGWKELAGGGR from the coding sequence ATGCGGGGCAAACCTTCATCCCTATCCTGCATTACTTTCGCTTTCAAGCTTCTTGGCCGCCGCGCCCATTGCGTCCATGAAATAAATGCCAAGCTCGAACGCAAAGGCTATGAAAAAGACGAAATCGCCGCGACAGTCCAAAAGCTCCAGAACCTCGGCTATCTGGACGACGCCAAATATTGCAAAGCATACGCCTCCGCCCGGGTGGAGCGGATGAAAATCGGCCCAGCGAAGCTTGCCGCCGAACTTTCCCGCAAAGGTTTTGCGGGCGATCTGGTAAACTCCGTGGTGGCCGGTATTTTCGGCGGGCCGGAAGACCAGTTTCAGGTGGCGCAAAAGGCGGCGATGAAAAAATTCAGGACAATCGCGAAAAAGGTGGAGGCCGGTTCGGCCAGACGCAAGGTGTTCGACCACCTTGTCCGGCGCGGCTTCTCCATGGAAATTGCCCGCAGGGTGGTATTTAATGGCTGGAAAGAACTGGCGGGTGGCGGAAGATGA
- a CDS encoding CDGSH iron-sulfur domain-containing protein, whose protein sequence is MSDPKIADKKPVVMELEPGDYWWCACGHSAKQPFCDGAHKAIGMAPMKFNVAEKKKSALCMCKHTKNPPFCDGVHKSL, encoded by the coding sequence ATGAGCGATCCTAAAATAGCGGACAAAAAACCGGTGGTCATGGAGCTTGAGCCGGGGGACTACTGGTGGTGCGCCTGCGGCCATTCCGCCAAGCAGCCTTTCTGCGACGGGGCGCACAAGGCCATTGGCATGGCTCCCATGAAATTCAACGTGGCGGAAAAGAAAAAATCGGCGCTATGCATGTGCAAACATACCAAGAACCCGCCGTTTTGCGACGGCGTCCATAAAAGCCTTTAA
- the recA gene encoding recombinase RecA, producing the protein MAKESGEKQKALQNALSQIEKQFGKGAVMRLGDGHSEPIEAISTGSLSVDYALGIGGLPRGRVVEIYGPESSGKTTLTLHVIAEAQRNGGNAAFIDAEHAFDPTYARNVGVDIDNLLISQPDTGEQALEIAETLIRSGAVDVIVIDSVAALVPKSELEGEMGDPQMGLQARLMSQALRKLTAIISKSKTCLIFINQIRQKIGVMFGNPETTTGGNALKFYASVRIDIRRIATIKEANEPIGNRVKVKVVKNKVAPPFREAEVDMVFGEGISREGDLVDLGVLHGMVQKSGAWFSYNEERIGQGRENSKKFFRDYPETAGELENKLREKLGLPILERHRVAAAAEEK; encoded by the coding sequence ATGGCCAAGGAATCCGGGGAAAAACAAAAAGCTCTGCAAAACGCCCTGTCCCAAATCGAAAAACAGTTCGGCAAAGGCGCCGTGATGCGCCTGGGTGACGGCCATTCCGAGCCGATTGAGGCCATTTCCACCGGCTCGCTCTCCGTGGATTACGCCCTCGGCATCGGAGGCCTCCCCCGTGGGCGGGTGGTGGAGATTTATGGCCCGGAATCTTCGGGCAAGACCACGTTGACCCTGCATGTCATCGCCGAGGCCCAACGCAACGGCGGCAACGCCGCTTTTATAGACGCAGAGCACGCTTTCGACCCCACATATGCCCGTAACGTGGGAGTGGACATCGATAACCTGTTGATTTCACAGCCGGACACTGGCGAACAGGCGCTGGAAATCGCCGAAACGCTCATCCGTTCCGGCGCGGTGGACGTTATCGTCATAGACTCGGTGGCTGCCTTGGTCCCCAAATCGGAGCTTGAAGGGGAAATGGGAGACCCGCAGATGGGGCTCCAGGCGCGGCTGATGAGCCAGGCTTTGCGCAAGTTGACCGCCATAATATCCAAATCGAAGACTTGCCTTATATTTATCAACCAGATACGCCAGAAAATCGGTGTAATGTTCGGCAATCCGGAGACAACGACAGGCGGCAACGCATTGAAATTCTATGCCTCCGTCCGGATAGACATCCGCCGCATCGCCACCATTAAGGAGGCGAACGAACCTATCGGCAACCGGGTGAAGGTTAAAGTGGTGAAAAACAAGGTGGCCCCGCCGTTCCGCGAAGCGGAGGTGGACATGGTGTTCGGCGAAGGGATTTCCCGCGAGGGTGACCTTGTGGACCTGGGCGTGCTGCACGGGATGGTCCAGAAGTCGGGCGCGTGGTTCTCTTATAATGAAGAGCGGATCGGGCAGGGACGCGAGAACTCGAAGAAATTCTTCCGCGACTATCCGGAAACCGCCGGGGAACTGGAAAACAAACTGCGCGAAAAGCTCGGGTTGCCGATTCTGGAAAGGCACAGGGTGGCGGCGGCGGCCGAGGAAAAATGA
- a CDS encoding DNA adenine methylase: protein MAKPFFAWVGGKARLANRILPIYPNHKCYVEVFAGAGALFFLKEPAKVEVLNDINKELVNLYRVVQHHLEEFCKQFKWALVSRTMYDWLKMSKPETLTDIQRAARFYYLQKTSFGGKVGKQNFGYSTTSPSKLNLLRIEEELSQAHLRLARGTVENLDWKTCVEKYDRPHTLFYMDPPYYKVDKGFYGMNLTLDDYRALADSAKRIQGKCVISVSDMPEMRTAFEGLAMKSVPINYTVGSYKGLAAARRELIIHNW, encoded by the coding sequence ATGGCAAAACCGTTTTTCGCGTGGGTGGGCGGCAAAGCCCGCCTCGCTAATCGCATCCTCCCAATCTATCCCAACCATAAATGCTATGTAGAAGTTTTCGCTGGGGCTGGCGCGCTTTTCTTTTTAAAAGAGCCTGCGAAGGTGGAGGTGCTCAACGATATCAACAAGGAACTCGTCAACCTGTATCGCGTGGTGCAGCACCATCTGGAGGAATTCTGCAAGCAGTTCAAATGGGCGCTGGTGAGCCGGACGATGTATGACTGGCTCAAAATGTCGAAGCCGGAGACACTGACGGACATCCAACGGGCAGCGCGGTTTTACTATCTGCAGAAGACCAGCTTCGGCGGGAAGGTGGGGAAACAGAATTTCGGCTATTCAACCACCTCACCGTCAAAACTCAATCTGTTGCGGATCGAGGAGGAACTTAGCCAGGCTCATTTGCGGCTGGCCAGGGGCACGGTCGAAAACCTTGACTGGAAAACGTGCGTGGAGAAATATGACCGGCCGCACACACTTTTCTATATGGACCCGCCGTACTATAAGGTGGACAAGGGTTTTTACGGGATGAACCTGACACTTGATGATTACCGGGCGCTGGCGGACTCGGCAAAAAGGATACAGGGGAAATGCGTGATCAGCGTGAGCGATATGCCGGAGATGCGGACGGCCTTCGAGGGGCTGGCGATGAAATCCGTGCCGATCAACTATACCGTAGGATCGTACAAAGGCCTGGCGGCGGCCCGACGGGAGCTTATAATCCACAACTGGTAA
- a CDS encoding DNA/RNA non-specific endonuclease, with protein MNIIKVAKFIFELRGWAAGYKTYITAAAGICVTTAAFLNSQLLPWINGTVGTTDLLSGALPAYLETVAGFFAAGTLRHALDTRSVSDKANLLIVAFTASAVMWTLAPVMANADAFEDCAEHLAVVTPSKNGDALCRTGYFAMHNPDRKTPDWVAEHLTAEHIMSDRYPRTNTFITDPDLAPGRRATPADYTRSRYDRGHQAPSADFHWSKKAMVESFYMSNMAPQRPNLNRKLWAELEGTVRGWAASRSELYVITGPIYGHRPKHIGKSRVAVPFAFFKVIYAPGQNETLALVIPNRSRFKPLESYICTLAGIEHRTGLKFRPDIPEVDTHKLWS; from the coding sequence ATGAATATTATAAAAGTGGCCAAGTTCATCTTCGAACTCCGCGGGTGGGCCGCCGGGTACAAAACCTATATCACCGCCGCCGCTGGCATCTGCGTCACCACAGCGGCGTTTCTCAACAGTCAGTTGCTGCCGTGGATAAACGGAACGGTGGGAACAACCGATCTATTGTCCGGGGCGCTTCCGGCTTATCTGGAAACGGTGGCTGGATTTTTCGCGGCGGGCACGTTGCGCCACGCGCTGGACACACGGAGCGTGAGCGACAAAGCCAATCTGTTAATCGTGGCGTTCACCGCATCCGCCGTGATGTGGACGCTTGCCCCGGTGATGGCCAACGCGGACGCTTTTGAGGACTGCGCCGAACACCTGGCGGTGGTGACACCGAGCAAGAACGGCGACGCGCTTTGCCGGACGGGCTATTTCGCCATGCACAATCCGGATCGCAAAACGCCGGACTGGGTGGCGGAGCATTTGACGGCGGAGCACATCATGTCGGACAGATACCCGCGCACCAACACATTCATCACCGATCCGGACCTTGCGCCGGGGAGACGGGCGACGCCGGCCGATTACACGCGGAGCCGGTATGATCGCGGGCACCAGGCCCCCTCCGCTGATTTTCACTGGAGCAAAAAGGCAATGGTGGAAAGCTTCTACATGAGCAACATGGCTCCTCAACGCCCGAACCTCAACCGCAAATTGTGGGCGGAACTGGAAGGAACTGTGCGGGGGTGGGCGGCCAGCCGGAGCGAACTTTATGTGATAACCGGGCCAATTTATGGGCATCGGCCAAAGCACATCGGCAAAAGCCGGGTGGCTGTGCCGTTCGCGTTTTTCAAAGTGATATATGCCCCCGGCCAGAACGAAACCCTGGCGCTGGTGATCCCCAACCGGAGCCGGTTCAAGCCGCTGGAGTCATATATATGTACCTTGGCCGGGATCGAACACCGGACGGGGCTGAAATTCCGTCCGGACATCCCGGAGGTGGACACACACAAACTATGGTCGTAA
- a CDS encoding prepilin peptidase, whose protein sequence is MTGDVNEWLFWAYVFIAGASVGSFLNVVIYRLPMNLSVVRPASRCPECGSPVRWFDNIPVISWFVLRGLCRDCGAIIPPRYMFVELFTAILTMAVVQRYGLHIHTLLYLTMAWGLVAITFIDLDFQIIPDELSVGGLVLGLAASFFLPLGLTGSLAGALVGGGLFFTVAALYPGGMGGGDIKLMAAIGAFLGWKLALLTIILGSAAGAVTGVGAIIFLGKGRKDRIPFGPFLALGALVSLLLGDIITEAYLTAVM, encoded by the coding sequence ATGACCGGTGACGTGAATGAGTGGCTCTTTTGGGCGTATGTGTTCATCGCCGGCGCCAGCGTGGGGAGCTTTCTCAACGTGGTGATATACCGCCTGCCGATGAATCTTTCCGTGGTGCGTCCCGCAAGCCGTTGCCCGGAGTGCGGCTCGCCTGTGCGGTGGTTTGACAATATACCTGTTATAAGCTGGTTTGTCCTGCGCGGGCTTTGCCGGGACTGCGGCGCCATTATTCCCCCCCGCTACATGTTTGTGGAGCTTTTCACGGCCATTCTCACCATGGCCGTCGTCCAACGCTATGGATTGCACATCCACACTCTTTTATACCTGACGATGGCGTGGGGACTTGTCGCGATAACTTTCATTGATCTTGATTTTCAGATAATACCCGACGAGCTTAGCGTCGGAGGTTTGGTTTTGGGGCTTGCTGCTTCCTTCTTTCTTCCCCTCGGCCTCACCGGGTCGCTGGCCGGCGCGCTTGTCGGCGGCGGTCTCTTTTTCACCGTGGCCGCTTTATACCCCGGCGGGATGGGGGGGGGCGACATAAAACTGATGGCGGCCATCGGCGCCTTCCTTGGCTGGAAACTGGCGTTGCTGACCATAATCCTCGGCTCGGCGGCTGGCGCCGTCACCGGCGTCGGAGCCATCATCTTCCTTGGCAAGGGGAGGAAAGACCGGATTCCATTCGGCCCCTTCCTTGCGCTGGGAGCCCTCGTCTCGCTATTATTGGGGGATATCATTACGGAAGCCTATTTGACTGCGGTCATGTAA
- a CDS encoding polyisoprenoid-binding protein: MTRRIIFSAALFFSLVSLANAETFTVDTAHTRIGFAVKHMVISSVQGEFMKFGGSLDLDGKNRLVKAEATVETASVNTREEKRDAHLKSPDFFDAQMYPEIKFQSKKVSIGGGKLTVTGDLTIKNVTKPVTLTGEMSGPIKGMMGETRVGFHAEGKINRKDFGVNFHKLLDTGGLVVDDEVKIILDIEGTPKGWAPPAPK, translated from the coding sequence ATGACTCGCAGGATAATCTTTTCCGCGGCGCTGTTCTTTTCCCTTGTGTCCCTGGCAAACGCCGAAACTTTCACCGTGGACACGGCGCACACCCGCATAGGCTTTGCGGTGAAGCACATGGTGATAAGTTCCGTGCAGGGGGAGTTCATGAAGTTTGGCGGCTCTTTAGACCTGGACGGAAAAAACCGGCTGGTAAAGGCGGAAGCCACCGTGGAAACCGCCAGCGTGAACACCCGCGAGGAAAAGCGGGACGCGCACCTGAAAAGCCCGGACTTTTTCGACGCGCAGATGTACCCTGAGATAAAGTTCCAGTCCAAAAAGGTGTCCATCGGCGGGGGCAAGCTCACCGTCACCGGCGACCTGACCATCAAGAACGTCACAAAACCTGTGACCCTCACCGGCGAGATGTCCGGCCCAATCAAGGGGATGATGGGGGAGACGCGGGTGGGCTTTCACGCGGAAGGCAAAATCAACCGCAAGGACTTCGGTGTAAACTTCCACAAGCTGCTGGACACCGGTGGGCTTGTGGTGGATGACGAGGTAAAAATCATACTGGACATTGAGGGGACGCCCAAAGGCTGGGCGCCCCCGGCCCCGAAATAG